The bacterium genome includes the window AGCTCTCGATAAAAAAACCCCGTTGTTGCGTTCCCTCGAAGCCTTGAATAAGCAAGGGATGCGGTTATTGCGGTTGTTTGGCAACAAAACCGCCAAGCGGATTCACGCTTATCTCGGTTGTGAGCAGGAATACTTCCTCATTGATCGGATTTATTATCTCCAGCGTCCCGACTTGATAGCAGTAGGAAGAACCCTGTATGGTGCGAAACCACCAAAGGGTCAGGAACTGGAAGATCATTACTTCGGTGCAATCAAAGAGCGTGTCCTCGCTTACATGCAAGACCTTGAACACGAATTGTATAAACTGGGAATTCCAGTGAACACCCGTCATAACGAAGTGGCGCCGTCCCAGTTTGAGATAGCTCCGATTTATGAAGATATCAACTTAGCTACCGATCACAATATGTTGATGATGCAGGTAATGAAGACTGTCGCGCACCGCCACGGCTTTGAATGTCTGCTTCACGAAAAACCGTTTGCCCGCATCAATGGCAGCGGTAAGCACAACAATTGGTCGATAATGGATGATGAGGGCAATAATCTCGTCGATCCCGGTACCACTCCGTTGGAGAATGCTCAATTCCTGGTCGTGCTGGCGGCAGTCATGCGAGCGATACATTTGAATGGCGATTTGTTGCGGGTGACAGTTGCTTCAGCGGCAAACGATCATCGCTTGGGTGCCAACGAAGCGCCTCCCGCGATTATCAGTATTTATCTTGGGGCAAAGCTAACCCAAGTCGTCGAATCGATTATCGACCCAACAACTGTGGGATCGATGTTGAAAGAAACCATAAATATCGGCGTTTCAACCCTGCCGCCGCTACCAGCCCACGATTCCGACCGCAACCGGACTTCACCCTTTGCATTCACCGGAAACAAGTTTGAGTTTCGCGCAGTCGGTTCGTCGCAATCAGTTTCGATGCCCAATACCGTGTTGAATACGATTGTCGCCGATGCCTTAAAAGAAATCTGTGATGCTCTCGAAGTCGAAACGAAGGCGGGCAAGGAATTCAATGCAGCGGTGAAAGAATTGGTCAAGCGTCTTTTCACTGAACATCAGGCTGTTGTCTTCGATGGAGACGGGTACACCAGCGCATGGCACGAAGAAGCGGCAAAGCGCGGTCTACCAAATCTCAAAAACACCGTTGAAGCGACACCAGTGTTTTTGGCAGAAAAATCGAGAAAAGTATTTTCTGACCATCGCGTACTGTCGGAAGAGGAACTCGAAAGCCGCTACCACATCAAGCTGGAAAAGTTCATCAAGAACATCAATATTGAAGCGACGCTGGTTGCCCAAATTGGTCACTCGATGATAGTTCCTGCGATTTTCGAGTATCAAAAGGAGATCGCAAAATCGATTGATGAAATGAGTGAAGTGCTGGAAGATTTTCAGCCGAAGCGTCAGCTAAAACTGTTGCGCCAAGTCGCAGAAGGTTTGAATCTCTTATTGGATCGATTGGATGAATTAGAGAAAGTACATGAAGAAGCCGATTCCCATCGTGAAGAGCTGTATGAATGCTCAAAACTCTATCAAGAACGGGTGCGTCCGGCGATGGATGCCGTGCGGGAAATCGCCGATAGTCTTGAACTTATTGTCGACGATGCGCTCTGGCCACTGCCAAAGTATCATGAAATGCTTTTTGTTTCCTGATCGTTAAGAGCGCTGATATTTTTCGAAAATGGGTGAACAGCAACCGGTTCGCCCATTTTTCTTTTGCTATATTACGGCGATACTTCGCTTGAAAACGAAACAGTAAGACATGCACATGGCACTCTTCGATTCCTTAAAATCTATCTGGAGCAATACCAAAGAAGACCCGCAGGTTGTATTCACCCGTCGGCATTTTGTGGATGTCCTGAAACCGTCAACTGCCAAGAAGACTTTGAGTTTTCTATCGCGTGGTGCTCGTTCACTTCGGTTGCGAGGGCTGACAATTGTTTCCGTGAATGGTAGTAAGATGATGCAAGCCGAGATCGAAGATTGGCCGTTCCCACCTATTGTCGAAACTACCAACCGCTTTCAATTAGTCGTATCGAATTGGTGTGATGGGGAGGAGCAACGCTCGACAACTGATGTCACAATTCCAACTGATCCTGAATCAATTCCCGGTACATTACAATTCCCGTTACCTGAGCGGGTCGTCATCACGAAAATGGACTTTCTCGCTCGGCCTGACCCTGCTAAGCCATTGTTGTACCACTTCACAAAGGATGCACACAACTATCAAACGCCGGTGCTCGAAATTTCCCGACAAAGCTTTCGTTTTCGTTTACCCATCGAAATGGAACTTGCCGATGATGGTGAGTTGGTCTCCGAAGGGTATTTTGCGGTCGAAGGCGAACAGTCTACTCCGATCACTTGCTGGTGGAAACGGGTTGGCAAGATGTTGATCGAGTCCGAAATCGAGTCGATTAAACCGAAGCATCTTAGTTGGCTAATCGAGTATCTCCGGGAACGGTTTTTTGCACAAGAAATGATTTGGGATGGCATGCATGTCGCCGAATCGTTGCTGGACGAAGATTCACCCGGGGTTAGACTGAAGCGCACTAATGTCTTAAGTCAATGTAAAGCACTATGGGTCTCCGGGTTACCGCCATTTACCGATTGGTTTCCCGGCACACTTGAAGTACCGTCCAAATGGCAGAACCGTAATCCAGAAGCAATCGCACTGGAGTATGATGCTATCGTTGGAACTTCCGATGAGCTTAAGGAGTGGTTAACCCTTGAGCCTCCCCCGATTCTTCTTGAAAATTGCGCAATCATTGAGTTAGTGACAGATAAAGTTCCGTTATACCCCCACACTCTCGATTCTGTCTCAAACAACAATCCGTTGCCCTTGGACTGGCTTGCGTTGTTCGGCTGGAACGGTAGATTCGGTGAGGCTTCTCCCGTAACGGTTTATCTCTATAATGGCACACGACCTGAGCAGTATCGCTATGCAAAGCAGTTATCAAAGTTTGGTGTAGCGTTACAATGGCTTCGGAAATCAAAATTACCGTCGCAGTCATCAAATATTCTTTTTCATCCGAATCAATATACGATAGTAAAAAAACTCCTTGACGCTGCCCCAAATTTGCCTGACAAACATAAGCTTTGGGTCGTTGGTGAAAGCACTTCGCCATGGATAGCATTGGACATCCCGGCAACCGGAGACTTGTCCGAGTGGATTCTCTCTGTAAAAAAACAGTAAAACTAAACGGAGTAGAAAACTTCAAAAGTGTGAGATTTCAAAGCAAACTACCTTTCTCAGCTCGATTACTTTCTCTATCTTAACCTAACAAAACGATGGGAGTTCGCGCTTTATGCGAAAGAAAATACTGTTTGGTTTCTTAACTCTGTTATTACTTTCCGGATGTAGCATGAACCGGATTGCAATGAAGGCGACAAAACCACTTATCAGTGCAACCTTTTCACAAATACTCGATGAGCCGGATCTAATGATTGCGAAGTCGGCAGTCGAGTCCGATTTAAAACTGCTCGAAGGCATTTTAGTTCACCGACCCAAGGATCGCGAATTGCTGGAGTTAGCAGCATTGGGCTACACCGCGTATGCAATGGCATTTGCGGAAGATGATGACCCAGTTCGAGCAAGTGAGCTTTATCAACGCGGCAGGATGTACGCCAAACGGGGTCTATGTACATACGGGGTAACGGATTCATTGTTTATACTCCCACCAGAGCAACTCGAGCGGAAACTGGCTAAACTTCCGAGTAGTGCAAATGGTCTAATCGTTTGGGGAGGATTGGCGTGGGGGCTCCAAATCATTCAATCTTTGGATAATCCTGAACTTATCGCCGATCTGCCTCGAGTGACTACAATGGTGAATCTCATAAGAGAACGGGATTCTACGTATTTTTATGGGATAACCCTTTTGTTCTTTGGTGTACTTGACGGTTTTCGTCCGAAGATGATGGGTGGCAATCCGGAAGTATCGGAACAAACTTTTGATCGTTGCCGTTCGATAACAAATGGCAGGTTTTTATTGGAACGGGTGTATCGTGCCCGCTACTTGTATGTTCCGACGATGAATGAAGAAAGATTTCGTTCAGAGTTACAAGCAGTGATCGATGCCCCCATAGACTGTTTACCGAACAATCGTTTGCTGACAGCGATTGCGAAAGCAAAGGCAAAACGCTATCTCGCGCAAGCCAGCGATTGGTTTTAATGAGTTTTTAGAGTTAGGCAACCCACCTTGCGGATCACCGCAGGGAATCCTGCCTACCATCATTTATAAATTGTAGGTTGGAAACTCTTGTCCGACCAACATCGAGGGAATCGTGAAACGCATCTTCTTATTCGCGCTATTACTTTGCGCCATGGCATCAAATGCCTTCGCTCAAACTGAAATCAAGTTCGCATCGCTGGCACCTGACGGTTCCACCTGGATGAAGACGATGCGGGCACTGGGTAAAGAGGTCAGCGAAAAAACTGGTGGGAAAGTCACCTTCAAGTTTTATCCCGGCGGAGTTCAAGGTGATGAAGTTGACATACTTCGCAAAATACGAATTGGTCAGTTACATGCTGGTGGATTCACTGGTAATGGAATTGGTGAAATCTTGCCCGCAGCCCGGGTGTTGGAAGTGCCCTTCTTGTTCCACACCGAAGAGGAGTTGGATGCTGCCGTTGCCGCAGTCCAAGCTGATCTTGAACGTGGTTTTGAGGAAAAAGGTTTTGTTTTGTTAGGTTGGTCGGATGTCGGCTTTGTCCACTTCTTCTCTAAAGATCGTATCCAGACATCGAAAGACTTGATGGGAAAGAAAGTCTGGATGTGGCAAGGCGATCCATTAGCTCGTAGCCTCTTCCAAAGTTTTGGCATTACTCCAATCCCGTTGTCGGTGCAGGATGTTATGACTTCATTACAAACCGGGATGGTCGATGTCGTCTATGCCAGTCCGCTTGCTGCCATCGCTCTGCAATGGCAAACCCGAACGAAGTACGTCACTGAACAGCCGGTGACCTATGCAAGTGGTGCTGTGTTACTCTCGAAAACGGCATACAATAAATTGACTGCCGACCAGCAGCGAATTTTAAAGTCGGTTGCTGCCAAGCAATTACGAGATTTAACTGTACAGACCCGTAAGGATAACGATGCAGCATTTGCCACGCTGAAAGCGTCAGGTTTGACTGTAACACCATTCCCGTCCGATGCAGAGCTTGGAAAAATGGAAGCGATAGGTATGAAGACCCGTACCCAGTTGACTGGCACCTTATACTCGAAAGATCTGATTAATCGCGTCGAGACTGCTGTATCCAAGTATCGAGAATCGGAGTAATGTTAATGACGTTAATCTAAAGAACATTTTTATCAATTCTTGTTACGTGGATTTAGTGTTTGATGTGATTCAGTTAAAATTTAGGATGTTTTGAGTCAAACTTTTGTCGATACATCCAAAATATTGATTGCAAAAGTGACGTAAAACACCGTAGGAACAATATGATGAAATTGCGAAGCAATTCATTCGTTTCTTACTTACTTCGACCAATAAAGCGATGTAAGTATTTGTTATTTTTGACACTTGCTTTTCTTTTTGCAAGCGCGGTTCATGCTTTGCCACTGAATTCAACTTGGGAACAGGCAAACCGGGCAGCAGTCGAAGGAAAAACAACTGAAGCAATCAGGCTGTTTCGCCAATTAGTACAGAAATCTCCAAACGAATCCAAATACAGTTTTAATTTAGCGCAAATGCTAACCGAAGCGGAGCAGTACTCTGAAGCTGAAACTTACTTTAAGAAAGCGGTTTCTCAATCGAATGCTCGGCGAATACACGCCGGTTACGCATCATTTTTGTTGTCACAGAATCGTCCTGCCGAAGCCTTACCGTACGCGACTCGTGCCACCGGCGACAAAAAGGCGATTGGTAATGTTTTGCTGGCTAAGACATACCTTTCCTTGCATCAAGCGGATAATTGCAGGAGTACTTTAGTAGGTGCTTTAGCTCGTAATCCGCGTAACAATGAAGCACTTGAGCTTTTGATCCCAATCTTACTCAGATCCCACGAAACCGATTTGGCGGCAAAACTTTTGCGAGCTGCCCTGCAGAATTTTCCCGAACCGGAAGCTTTATACTGGTACGGTATGTTGGGGGTGGCGGTTCCCAATGTTACCGATGCTCCTCGGCAGTTTGAGCGTTACTTGGAACTGTATCCCCGGGGAAAACACCGTAACGACTGTATCGAGCATTTGAAGATATTAAAGCCAGCAGTCGATTATAAATCCCGAACGGACAACCATGTAAACACGTATTTATCTGCTCCCAGCAATCCAATGGGCGACCGAGTGCTTAAAGCAGGTCGAAAATGGATATATGATGTTAGATGGAAGTTCCTTCATTTGGGAAATCTAAAGATTGAGACCATTGGTCGAACAACGTTCAATGGACAACCAGCGTGGCACTTACGCTACTTCACGACCAGTAATCCGGCAATTCCCGGAATCGATTTGGATGATGTCTACGACATATTCATTGATGTTGATTTTCGTTATACCCTTAGCTATGTCGGTGCAGCTAAGCGCGACAAACGCCGATGGGATTTCAATAGCTATGCCTTTGATATTAAAGCGGGAACGTTTACCTCCCGGGCATTCGATGAAGATGGCTATTATTATCGGATAGAGCGTGACTTGCCACTCGACGCCTACGATGGCAGCTCCGTATTGAATTGGGCGCGTCGTACGGTTGCAAAAAACAAAGCCGGAAAAGCGATTACTGTGGTCGATGATGAATATAAATATTCGACAATCAAACCAGGTTTCGTCGCTGAGAATGTAAAAGTGGAAAATGTCAATCGTGGTGCGAATAAATTCAACGCCGAGATTAACTATGTCGGGATTGCTGGAATGACTGGCCGAGCGATGGGTTGGATCACCACCGACGCTGAAGCGCTTCCCGTCAAAGCTATGTTTGAAATCAAGATTGGATCGATCGAGCTCCGATTAGAAAAAGTGGAAGGATAACCTTTGCCCCCCCCATCGATTCTGCAAGAACATCTCCAGATCGAGATTCCAATTGTGCAAGCAGGCATGGTCTGGACCAGCGGTTGGCGATTGGCTGCCGCCGTATCGCAAGCCGGGGCGTTAGGAATCATCGGCGCAGGTTCAATGAAACCCGAACTATTGCGCGAACATATCCGAAAAACAAAAGTTGCGACATCCAAGCCCTTCGGCGTTAATATCCCATTGTTACGGGGCGATGCTCCTGAGTTACTCAAAACCACTATCGATGAGGGGGTCAGGATAGTTTTCACATCGGCAGGGAATCCCAAAACATATACCCCCGAATTGAAACAAGCCGGTTGTTTTGTTGTTCATGTCGTTCCCTCGGTAAAGTTTGCTCAGAAAGCTGAAGCGGCAGGCGTTGATGCTATTGTTGCAGAAGGTACCGAAGCCGGGGGACACAACGGGGTCGATGAAATCGCAACCCTTCCATTGATTCCCCAAGTTGTTGATGCTGTGAAAATTCCGGTCATTGCCGCCGGTGGCATCGCCGATGGTCGCGGGATCGCCGCCGCTCTTTGTTTGGGAGCCGCCGGTGTGCAAATCGGAACCCGGTTTGCCGCTACCGTCGAAGCGTCCTGTCACGAGAATTTCAAACAGGCAATCCTGCAAGCGGGCGATAACGCAACGACTCTTACATTACGCAAAATTGGAAATGCGCGTGTTATCTGGAATGAGTGGGCTTTGCGTGCCGTTACCGCCGAAAAAGCTGGCGCAGAGCCGGAGGAGTTGAAACGGATTTTAGGCGAGAAACGCGAGCGGTTAGGCATCTTTGAGGGGGACATACAGGAAGGGCAACTCGAAGCGGGGCAAGGCTCCGGTCTGATTCATGATATCCCCTCCGCTGCCGAGTTGGTACATCGCCTTTGGCAGGAAACCCAATCTGTTCTGAAAAATCTCACATAATGGAGTAACCCATGGCAACCTTGCGAAAAAAACTGGCGGCAGGTAACTGGAAAATGAATCTGACTCCGCGCGAGACTGTGGAGTACATCAAACTATTTCGCGAGCGGATTCCGGTCGAACGTACCTACGATGTCGCACTGTTTCCACCCTTTATCGACATCCCGTTTCTGATGGGGAATTTACTGGAGCGGCGCGATATCCATGTCGGAGGGCAGAACCTGTCCGAGAAAGAGTCGGGAGCGTTCACCGGCGAAATCTCCGGGAATATGTTAGCCGATGCCGGTTGCACAATGGTTCTGGTAGGACACTCCGAGCGCAGACAGTTTTTCGGTGAGACTGACGAGTTACTTGGCAAAAAGTTGATCCGAGCATTTACCAGCGGCTTACTTCCGGTGTTCTGCCTCGGCGAGACCTTGGAACAACGCAAAGCGGGACATACCTTTGCCGTACTTGATAAGCAACTGACAGCATTAACCGACGTGACACCGGACTTACGTGACAAACTGATTCTCGCCTACGAACCGGTTTGGGCGATTGGAACCGGTGTGACAGCGAGCCCGGCACAGGCGCAGGAAGCACACAAGTACCTGCGGGAGCGGCTGCGCGGGCTTTGGGGCAATGTTGCCGAAACGACGCGGATTTTGTATGGCGGGAGCGTAACCCCAGCGAATGCGAAAGAGCTGTTCGGTTGTGCCGATGTCGATGGCGGGCTGGTGGGTGGCGCTTCCCTGAAAGTGGATTCATTTCAGGCAATCTGTGAAGCGGCCGCTTGACATTGCCCGATTGAGAGGATATTTTACAAGGCTACAAGCAAAGGCGATTCGATGTTATTCGTTATTCTGATTGTTATCCACATCATCATCAGCATCTTGCTGACGGTTTCGATTCTGTTGCAGTCGTCGAAAGGCGGCGGGCTCTCCGGCGCATTCGGCGGATTGGGCGGTGCTGCACAAACGATGTTTGGCGGACGCGGCACAGCGACCTTCCTGTCGAAGGCTACCTCGATCTTAGCGGCGCTCTTCATGATTAACTGCTTAGGAATGGTGTTTGCATCCGGTTTGAACAAACCGACCTCAGCGGTTCAGGAAGAGTTGCAACGCACTCCGGCGAAAACGTCGCAGGGCAATGCATTACCCGCAGTTCCCGAAACCAAATAGCTCTTTTCTTGCTGTCATTGCGAGAGCGCGTAGCGCTGAAGCAATCTCAGTAGGGGCGTATGGCATACGCCCATAAACTTGAGTAGGGCGGGTTCCCACGCCTGCCCGTAACTTGGAGGTTAGGCAATCCTGCCTGACATTTTCCAGTAGGCGCGTATTGCAATACGCCCAAAAAAAAAACGAACGTTGGACATTCCTTTCCAACAATTCGGTAGGGGCAACCCTGGGGTCGCCCACCAAAGAAATAAATACATCCTGCCGGAGTGGTGAAATTGGCAGACACACCATCTTGAGGGGGTGGCGCCCGAAAGGGCATACCGGTTCAAGTCCGGTCTCCGGCACATTCCTATTCACGTAAAACGCATCGAGTCACTCGATGCGTTTATTGTGTAGGCAGTTAGTTTTTACCTTGAAAGACGAGTAACAATCATCTTTGAGAAGGATTTTTCAATTCTTTTCCATAAGTATCAACATCATCAGGTAGAATTGCTGGAAAAAGAATTAACTCTGGATCACTTAGCTTTGATTTTACCACTGCTGCATCCTCAATTGCTTTGAGCAATGATTCTTCACTTAATGCAAAGCTTCTGTTTATCGTTTGACTAATTAATGGTCCAGTTAAACCATAAATCTGTACTTCTAGGCTACCGCTTATTTTACTAAGTTGAGCCGCAACACCAACAGCGAACAGACTGCCTAAATCAATCTCACCCTTTACATCACGAATGTCTGCTTGGATTCTGATTAAATATCCAATCTTTGTATACTCACCGCGAACACGTTTGGTTGCCCATTGTACAAAGTCAGATTGGACAACATAGTGACTGCCTCTTACACCCAAGAATGAGGTCAATAATGTGATCTTCCCATTAGCTTCGATTTTGGAACAGCGATACAGTGATTTGCTGTTGTTCAATTCGGACAACAGAGCATACTTATTCGCCTTTAACATTTCGTAACTAACTTTGCCAGATGGAAACAAAGGAAAATAGTCAGAGAGCGAGTCAACTGGCAATGTCACAGTGACGAGCCTATCTACATTTGGGTCGATGGAGAGTAATCTAAGTTTTGAAACATCCTGTGCTTTTGCACTGATGGAAAAAAGCAAGCACACTATCAAAAGTATAAACTTTAAACGCATGTTGATTCTCCTTTAATCGATTAATCGCGGCTAACTCACGTACAAGCGAGTATTTCTTGAAGAAAAAGGATATCCAGAAAACAACTGCCTCAATCATACGTTCAAAAAAACTTGAGCATGAAATCATACAAAATGTCATGAGCTTTACAAGGTTCATCAAAAAGATACTACAATATTTAACTATATACAAGATGATGTACATTTATTAATATAT containing:
- a CDS encoding TRAP transporter TatT component family protein — encoded protein: MNRIAMKATKPLISATFSQILDEPDLMIAKSAVESDLKLLEGILVHRPKDRELLELAALGYTAYAMAFAEDDDPVRASELYQRGRMYAKRGLCTYGVTDSLFILPPEQLERKLAKLPSSANGLIVWGGLAWGLQIIQSLDNPELIADLPRVTTMVNLIRERDSTYFYGITLLFFGVLDGFRPKMMGGNPEVSEQTFDRCRSITNGRFLLERVYRARYLYVPTMNEERFRSELQAVIDAPIDCLPNNRLLTAIAKAKAKRYLAQASDWF
- the tpiA gene encoding triose-phosphate isomerase codes for the protein MRKKLAAGNWKMNLTPRETVEYIKLFRERIPVERTYDVALFPPFIDIPFLMGNLLERRDIHVGGQNLSEKESGAFTGEISGNMLADAGCTMVLVGHSERRQFFGETDELLGKKLIRAFTSGLLPVFCLGETLEQRKAGHTFAVLDKQLTALTDVTPDLRDKLILAYEPVWAIGTGVTASPAQAQEAHKYLRERLRGLWGNVAETTRILYGGSVTPANAKELFGCADVDGGLVGGASLKVDSFQAICEAAA
- the dctP gene encoding TRAP transporter substrate-binding protein DctP — translated: MKRIFLFALLLCAMASNAFAQTEIKFASLAPDGSTWMKTMRALGKEVSEKTGGKVTFKFYPGGVQGDEVDILRKIRIGQLHAGGFTGNGIGEILPAARVLEVPFLFHTEEELDAAVAAVQADLERGFEEKGFVLLGWSDVGFVHFFSKDRIQTSKDLMGKKVWMWQGDPLARSLFQSFGITPIPLSVQDVMTSLQTGMVDVVYASPLAAIALQWQTRTKYVTEQPVTYASGAVLLSKTAYNKLTADQQRILKSVAAKQLRDLTVQTRKDNDAAFATLKASGLTVTPFPSDAELGKMEAIGMKTRTQLTGTLYSKDLINRVETAVSKYRESE
- a CDS encoding DUF561 domain-containing protein → MPPPSILQEHLQIEIPIVQAGMVWTSGWRLAAAVSQAGALGIIGAGSMKPELLREHIRKTKVATSKPFGVNIPLLRGDAPELLKTTIDEGVRIVFTSAGNPKTYTPELKQAGCFVVHVVPSVKFAQKAEAAGVDAIVAEGTEAGGHNGVDEIATLPLIPQVVDAVKIPVIAAGGIADGRGIAAALCLGAAGVQIGTRFAATVEASCHENFKQAILQAGDNATTLTLRKIGNARVIWNEWALRAVTAEKAGAEPEELKRILGEKRERLGIFEGDIQEGQLEAGQGSGLIHDIPSAAELVHRLWQETQSVLKNLT
- a CDS encoding tetratricopeptide repeat protein, producing MMKLRSNSFVSYLLRPIKRCKYLLFLTLAFLFASAVHALPLNSTWEQANRAAVEGKTTEAIRLFRQLVQKSPNESKYSFNLAQMLTEAEQYSEAETYFKKAVSQSNARRIHAGYASFLLSQNRPAEALPYATRATGDKKAIGNVLLAKTYLSLHQADNCRSTLVGALARNPRNNEALELLIPILLRSHETDLAAKLLRAALQNFPEPEALYWYGMLGVAVPNVTDAPRQFERYLELYPRGKHRNDCIEHLKILKPAVDYKSRTDNHVNTYLSAPSNPMGDRVLKAGRKWIYDVRWKFLHLGNLKIETIGRTTFNGQPAWHLRYFTTSNPAIPGIDLDDVYDIFIDVDFRYTLSYVGAAKRDKRRWDFNSYAFDIKAGTFTSRAFDEDGYYYRIERDLPLDAYDGSSVLNWARRTVAKNKAGKAITVVDDEYKYSTIKPGFVAENVKVENVNRGANKFNAEINYVGIAGMTGRAMGWITTDAEALPVKAMFEIKIGSIELRLEKVEG
- a CDS encoding glutamine synthetase III gives rise to the protein MNSRLLAIDIRERYNAVFHFGDTANNQINLVEGKPMDSTNKRRTSLLSLTSYAKSSNDSMEKITMPTELFGENVFSLSTMRTLLPKPIYQHMKSIIEQGTTLDTATADVIANAMKDWAMERGASHYSHWFHPLTGLTAEKHTAFLTPVGEGGVISEFSGKDLLRGEPDASSFPSGGIRSTFEARGYTGWDPTSPAFIMEGLNGKTLCIPSIFLGWGGQALDKKTPLLRSLEALNKQGMRLLRLFGNKTAKRIHAYLGCEQEYFLIDRIYYLQRPDLIAVGRTLYGAKPPKGQELEDHYFGAIKERVLAYMQDLEHELYKLGIPVNTRHNEVAPSQFEIAPIYEDINLATDHNMLMMQVMKTVAHRHGFECLLHEKPFARINGSGKHNNWSIMDDEGNNLVDPGTTPLENAQFLVVLAAVMRAIHLNGDLLRVTVASAANDHRLGANEAPPAIISIYLGAKLTQVVESIIDPTTVGSMLKETINIGVSTLPPLPAHDSDRNRTSPFAFTGNKFEFRAVGSSQSVSMPNTVLNTIVADALKEICDALEVETKAGKEFNAAVKELVKRLFTEHQAVVFDGDGYTSAWHEEAAKRGLPNLKNTVEATPVFLAEKSRKVFSDHRVLSEEELESRYHIKLEKFIKNINIEATLVAQIGHSMIVPAIFEYQKEIAKSIDEMSEVLEDFQPKRQLKLLRQVAEGLNLLLDRLDELEKVHEEADSHREELYECSKLYQERVRPAMDAVREIADSLELIVDDALWPLPKYHEMLFVS
- the secG gene encoding preprotein translocase subunit SecG, translating into MLFVILIVIHIIISILLTVSILLQSSKGGGLSGAFGGLGGAAQTMFGGRGTATFLSKATSILAALFMINCLGMVFASGLNKPTSAVQEELQRTPAKTSQGNALPAVPETK